The nucleotide window ActgttaatttgtttttttaaaagaaaaagcctgACAGACTGGTTTGAATACTACCACTAACTCACTTGGGGTAAGTCCTGTCCCTTTTCTGGGCTTCAATTTCCTCCCCTGTGAAACAGAAGGCCAGATGAGACATCTAAGATGGCTCACTGCTGACTGTCAAACTTCTGTTCTCTATACAATGCTCTGGGTAGGACCTTTTGGTCTATattcagagagaaaggaaggacatAAAACACAGAAGTCTACCAAAGTTGGACAAGATGAAGAACTGCATTAAGAAGTCCTCTACCCCTTTTCTGACACTGGTTTATTCatacataactttttaaaactatagAAATGTCTTCGGGTAGAGTTGACACTGGAGTGGGGCTTGGGGACAGGGACGAACCAGTCTCTTTTCAGctgaattatgaaataaaatgcacTTTCTTTCTACCTATCCGTGTGTTCTCAGGCTCCCTTCTTTCAAAGCCCACCTTCCCTGCTACCTCCCGGTTCTCATTCTTGCTAATCTGCACAACACAGTACAAAGCTGTTGTTAATGAGCCAACCAGCCTTTTCCTCCTCCGGTGACCCCGATTAGCATTTGAGTTTTCTACAGCTCCTCAAACTTTTCAAATTAAGTTCCCTTGGGGTTAagagttgtgcttttttttttttccctctgcaaaTACCACTATACGGACCTCAGTAAGTTTGTGGGTTTGGTTCATTGAGACTTTAAGGGAGATTAACACTTTTTAGTCTGTTATTTATTCTAAATTACAGGAGACTGGTCAAGAGGCGACCACAAAGGACATTCTGTTTACAGACAGAGCTGAACCAGGTTATCTGCAAACTGAAGGAATCTGCCCCGGGGTATATCAGGACTGCTAAATTTTGGAAGTTGAAGTCAGGGAAACTTAATTTGGGGTAATCTGGATACTTATTGTTCTCCACTTTAATACTGACAGTAAAAAACAGGCTTATTAACTGCTTATTAAATTAACACTCTGAGCATCAGCCTATAAGCAGAGGCAATATGCACTGCCTTTACTGTTCTTTCCCTGGGCCCAGAACATTAACTGACCCATAGCAGAGGCTCATATATTTAAGACTTCAAATAACTGAAAGGGATGTATTAAGTGTGTGGCCTaaagcaaaatatttcatttcttttaggtcTCAGTTTTAGTcacaaagggaggaagaaaatatCACTGTTTCTGTCAACTTGGCGCTGCAGACAACCCAGGAAAGACAAAGTGTTCCACGGTCCACTTGGGGAAACTTGTACAGGAACTTTGTGAATCTTGAAGGGGATGACGCTGGAAGGTTCACAATGCAGCCTGAATTTATTGAAGCAGCGGCTCTCTCATCTGGAGCACTTGTGGACATTCCCAGGCTGCACAGCAACCCTATGACAGAGGAACCCTCTCCCTATGAATAAAAGACTGCTCCCCACAGATTTGAAACAACCTGTCCCATGTTTCATGCAGTCAGCTTAGACAAACCATGTCTAAAAGCAAATCTAAACCCCAAAGCCCATGCTAGGCTGCCACTGTTTACTGTGGAGTTGCCAAAGCCAAGACTTCCAACCCAGGCTGGAGTTTCAAGACTGACATGGGGGACCCTTTGGCAAAGCAAATTGCTACATCCCAAGGAGTGGTGTAAGACGAAGTCCAGACCATTCATTAACCACAGAGAAGACAGTCTAAGAGTGAACTGAAGAGCTGGAAGAATCTCCTAGAAAGTCTTTTCAAAACAAATATATTCACTGTGGAGAGAGGGTGGGCTTTTCAGGACAGATGGGGCAGAGATGGGCATAAAAAGTGGAAGCCTATTTTGAAAAAGGACCCCAGGTAATATTGAGCATGTTCTCAATCCTCTATAAAACTGATTTGAAGTGGGTCAAGGAGTTCTCTTGAGATGGGCCTTGCAGAATCTTGAGATCAGGCAAAAGCTCCAAACAAAACGCACTGGCtgatcccaccccaccccagagccTACCCATCCTAAGGTCAGATCTAGTTCATCTTCAGGGCAGAAGAGCAATTGTTACCCCTCTTAAAAGGACTGAGACCTTGAATCAAGACAAATCTGGGATCACATCCCTTAAGCTatgaaaaattgtaaagaaagcaGGAGGACAACCCTACCTCCCTTACAAGCTGATTAACCTTCATCAACTTACCTTCAAGTTCATCTCTAATCCTTAGTTTCTCTGTTTATAGAAAGAGGAGAGGATTTACTTTTAAAGTTATTACCTCCAGTCACTGTAAGAGATCtagggcagagctggggctcagATTAGCAACCTCTCCCCTGAGAACACTGCTCAGGCCTTCCTAGCCCACTGGCTAGGAAGAGACCCCCGGCTACTTGAAGTGTGAACAAGACACGTGAGCACTCAGGATGCACACACCCCCTAACTGCAGTTAAAACCATCAAACCAGACTTGCCCTCCCCAGGACTGCAAAACCCCTTTGCCTCACTGAGCCCTACCttttctagaaataaaaccacttaCAAGTCAGCCTCAGAAAGTTAAGAACGTGTAAAACAAGAGGATGTTTTTCGATGTTGTTGTGTGACAGTTCTGGCCCACCTGTGGGGTTATTATGCTGCAGGTCCCAAGAGGACCTAGCCTAAAAACCACCAGTTAGCTTGAGTGCCCTGGGAAGAAGAGCTGGGGGTCTCAGAAGAAAAAGACGAACCAGAGTCTGCAGGGTGGAGCCCGAGGGTTCGGGGATTTTTGGAACCAGACAAGGAGTGGGTGTGGGTAGGTCCagctgagtttttttctttttgtttgctttgggagggaaagagaaggggccCAAGCCTGTGAAGGGGCTCGGTCGGTAGTTCTTCCACTAACTCTGAACCCAACCCCCTGCACTTCCAAATCCGACCTTCAAAGTGCTAGACGTTTCATAATAATGGCTCACACTTAAGGAGCACTACTACTACAATGGTTAGCACTTAATGAGCCCTTGTTATGAAAATACCAGCTAACCTTAGGGCTGGGAACTGATTCCAGAttaggagaggggagggaggactTTTTGCCTGGCGCGGAAAGGAGGGTGTGTCGGGTCCAGGGTGACAGGACTGGGACCGGGTTCTAGGGGTCCAGGGGTCAGTTTGGGTCTGGCCACCAGACTCGGGCCCAGGCCCGGCGTGGCCCGGGCGGCCCTCGGCGCTCCTACCTTTGAGCGAGGTCTCCACCAGGCGCAGGTAAAGCTGCGAGCTCTTGTTGCCGTGGCTCATGCGCTGGGCGAGCCCGTTGCGCTGCAGGACGCACTCTTCAAACTGCACGACATTCTGGTGGCGCCGCTTGAGGCTGGTCAGGGCCCAGAATTCGGCCAGCGCCAGCTCCACGTTCTCGGGGGCGTCGCAGCGGATCTTCTTGACCGCCACCCGGGCCCCACTGCGCCCGGCCACTGCCTCGTACACCACGCCGTAGCTGCCGCGCCCGATCTCCGCCAACAGGCTGTAGCGCGGCCGCGCCGACCCGCCGCCGCCCTCCGGCCGCCGCCGCGCCAGGTAGGCCTCGCCCGGGGCCTCGGCCGCCACCGGATCCATGGTctgggccgccgccgccggcctCAGCTTCGCGCTGAGCGCCCGCGGCACTGGGCTTCGCCTTTTCCGCTCGGGGCTTTGTGTACCTCTGCGAGCGCCGTCCTCCTCCCCCGTTTCCATGGCTGCGGGCGGCGGGGGGAGCAGCAACGGCGCTGCCCGGGACCCCCCTGCCTCATCCCTCCGTCCGGCCCCGGGACGCGGAAGAGCGGGACCTTGGATTGTGACCTGCGGGGGAAAAAGTCGGTTAAACGACCAGGCCTAGGCGGGGAGGCCTGGAGCGTAAGCCTCAGGGCGTCCCACCTCCTCCTCCGGCCGTTGCGGCCCCTTTAAGACGGAAGCCACGGCTGCAGAGCgaacgggggaggggaggggaaagcgGGAAAGACGAAACCACGGGGCACTGGCTCAGAGGGGGGAGCCGGAGAAAAGAGCAAAAAGTCCCCGCCTTTTCAGTTAATTTATCGTGTAGCAGTACGAAAAACAAGAACCAGTAGTTTCCAAGACTGATGAAAATCGCCTTCAGAAGCAATTCAGACTGTGGAAATCTTTTTCCGCTGCTTGGCTCCCTCTGGGATGCCCCTCCCCGCGTCCCGCCCAGAGTTCTCCCGGGTGTAAACAGTCCATTGAATTAAGCCTGAGCAGAGCCCCGCGGACCGACCCAAGTCCCGCCGGACTGCGGGTGTAAGAGGTTGGCTTAAAAGTTCGGCGTCCCTGAACGCGCCCAACCTGGGGCCCAACTGCCCTCACAGACGCCCGAGGCGGCAGGCGTAGTTCCAGCTTCGGTGCTAGCTTTTACGCCGTGGACAGCGCGCTTACCTGGCCGGCGCCCTTCCACTTCCGGGCAGCGCGTTTCCCTCCTAAGGCCCCCGGCTGGGGATGGTCCGCCCCTGGACAGGGCTGCCTCGGGTACGGAGCCGCGCGGGAGGCCGCGGCCCGAGTCGGGCGTGCGACGGCGCCTGCTACTGCACGAGTCACGGCAGCAGTGCTCTCGGGGGACAGCTGGGCGTCCGGGCTCCCGCGGCTCTCCACGTGTTCGCGCCAGCTGAGCCCTTTACGTAACCTTTTTATATAAGCCGCACGTCCGGCCCTCAGTCGGGCCAGCGGAGGCTCCTGGTGGCCCATCCCCCGGAAGGCCGGCTGAGTGCTGCGCCGCCGGCGTCTTGCCAGGGTCGGCCGACCAGCCGCAGCCCGGCGCACCCACGCGGGGCGGGGGCCCAATCACAGACGAGAACACCCAACCAACAAAAAATAGGCGCCAAATTCCCGCGATTCGGCTGTGGCCTCTGGTCTCCGCAGCCGCCTGTGCACCGCAACCTCCTCTCTTCGTCCGCGCTGCGAGAAGAGCTGCCCGCAGTAGGCCCTAATAAATACTGATTGGTCGATTGGATTGGTCCGTTTAATTGATTCATGGGTCTTGCCTGGGAACCGCCCGGACTGGGTTGGACTCCATATCCAATCTCCTATTAAACCTGTTGATCTTGGGCAAACCATTGCCTCcacttggagcctcagtttcctcttctgcaaaatgggtaGACTGGCCCTTACCTCCCAGGATTGATAGtcccaaattaaataaatatattttatataaaatgttaatatgtaaatatttagatGTAACTAGAAAGTGGCTAATTGGCAGGGCTGAGAGCGCTGAATGTAAGCTCCGTTTAGGcaggaatttaaaaatatcttgttcACTAGTGCTCCGTATTTGTAAACTGAATCTACAGATATTTATGGAGTGCCTataatgtgtgaaagtgaagtcgctcagatgtgtccgactcttagcgaccccatagactgtagcccaccaggcttctccattgaattttccaggcatgagtactggagtggattgccgtttccttctccagaggaggatcttcccgacccagggatgaacccgggtctcccgcattacaggcagacgctttaccatctgagccaccagggaatctcccaTAATGCGTGAGGCGCCCGTTTTTTAAGTTGCTTCCCAGGTTGCtatgataaagaacccgcctgccaatgcaagagacataagagatgctggtttgatccctggatggcgAAGGGATTCATTGAGGAGGGcacgcaacccactccattcttgcctcgaaaagcccatggacagaggagcgtggtggtctagggtccatagggccgcaaagagtccgacaagactgaagcgacttagcaccgcATTCTCGCTGGGGAAAGAGCACTGAACAAGACAATCTCTACCTTAGTTGAGGTTCTGTGCCTCATCAAATCAtacgctgctactgctgctgctaagtcgcttcagtcgtgtccgactctgtgcgaccccatagatggcagcccaccaggcttccccgtccctgggattctccaggcaagaacactggagtgggtatcaaATCATATGGGTGACTGCAAATTAGTTAACACACTTTGTGTCTCtcctccttatctgtaaaatgcgaAGAGCAGTATGTGAGAATTCACTGAGTTTAGAAGGTTAAAGCACTTAGGACAGGGCCTTCGCACACATTAAATGTtagatattattaaataaattaatacacagaatcaTTTTACAATGTAAGTGTGATAGATGAAAAGAATGAGCTAAAGAGTGCCGGGGGGCTGGGGACAGGCCACTTTTGTTGGTGTGATCACTAAAATAAATTTTGGggataaaatttcaaatttacatataaattgcAAGCATGGTAAAGATTCTCATACATTTTTTAACCAGGATAATAGTTTGCTATATTTTACTACATTTGCATTGTCGTATTCTcttgtgtatttgtgtatgtattatatatagacGTGGGTGTACTTTTTCCCCCCACACCACTTTATGTTTCAGACATCATGCCCCTTTAATCCCAAATACTTCTGTGTGTATTTCCTAAGAACATGAATATTGTCTTGCAAAACCTTGGTACAACTATCAAAATCAAGAATTTTGACAATAAAACGATTTTTAATACATCTTCCATACTTAAATGTTGCCACTTGTCCCAAAAGTATAGCTATTCCCACGATCCAATCAGGATCACATAtttacatttagttgtcatgcctctttggtggtggtggtttagttgctaagtcgtattaGACTGTTTGTAacctgcatggactgtagcctaccaggctcttctgtccatggaatttcccaggcaagaatactggagtaggtgtccatttcctcctcctgtgggtcttccccacccagggattgaacccaagtctcctacattgctggcaggttaccattgagccaccagggattccccatgcctcttcagtttcttcagaaaagcagcttttctttgtctttgtgaCCTTAACGTTTTCAAAGAGTACTGGTGAgttatcttctgctgctgctgctgctaagtcacttcagtcatgtctgactctgtgcaaccccatagatggcagctcacgaggctcccccgtccctgggattctccaggcaagaacactggagtgggttgccatttccttctccaatgcatgaaagttaaagatgaaagtgaagttgctcagtcatgtccgactcttagccaccccatggactacagcccactaggccctccgtccatgggattttccaggcaagagtactggagtggggtgccatttagatatgtctgatattttctcatgattagaatCAGGTTATGCATTTTTGGTAGGAATGGTACCAAAAGAAGTCAAGTCCTCCGTGGACCGCATCAGGAGGCACGTGATGTCGTTTTATCCCAGTACTGATGATGTCCACTTTGATCACTTGGTCTCTGCCAAGGTACTCCACTGAAAAGTTACTGTTTCCCCCTTTTTAGTTATTAAGTATCTCACGGGAAGATATTCTGAGACTGTCCTGTTCTGCCTCAGATCCTCACCCAGTTTTTTTAACCATTCATTGATGATTCTTGCCCGaatcagtttttccagtggttacaAAATGGTGGTTGGAGAGCCTCTAgtttagtttgctagggctgccataacaaaatatcactgactgggtggcttaataaatttattttctcacagttgtggagactggaagtccaagatcaaagtgtggGCATTTTGGCTTCTCCTGAAACCTCTGTCCTTAGTTTGTAGATGCTGCCTTCTGGCTATAAGGCATAAGACCATCCCTCTGTGTTGGTTATCTTTTCCTCCTCTAGAAAGGACACAGTCATACTGCGTTCGGGCCTACCCTAACTGGCTCATTTAGCTTAATCACCCCATTAAAGACTTTATCTCCAAATATTCTAAGGTACTGGGGGATTGTGAATTccatggtgaagtacagggaaacctggcatgctgcagtccatggggtcccagagagtcggacacgactaaaagaCTGAACAAGAAAGGTACTGGGAGACTGTAAATTCCACACATGAGTTTGGCAAGGGTGTGGAGGGGAGAGTGACACAATTACGTCTTTGACAGTGACAGGAACTGGAACCTCGAGGTAGCTGTGCTCGTGGAAAGGCATTTCAGAAAGAGGGAATAAGTACAGAAGCTGTGAGACAGGAACATGATTGATGTCAAATGTAAGCCAGTGGGTGAGAATAtgaaatggtacaaccactttggagaaAAAAGTTTAGCAGTTTCTTATGTTTACCCTATAGCCCAGTAAGAATTCATTAATACCCTTACATAAGAGTGTTTATAGTGGCTTTTTCTTTAAGAGTCCCAAATTGGAAAGCACTCCAATGTTCAACAATATTTGAATGAATAACCAGATTGTTGTATTCTTGTACCAAGAAACACTGTTCACTGggtgaaaaaaaggaatgaaatattgataCAACAACATGGCTGAACCAAAAtaattatgccaagtgaaagaagtcaggtaCAAAAGTGTATATACTggataattctatatttaattcttgaaaatgcaaactaatttaTGGTGACTAAGAAAGCAGATTAGTAGTTGGGGtagggaggaggagatggaataTAAAGGGACTTGATAAACTTTTTGAGGGGGTGGATATGTTCGTGACCATGAAATTATCTTACTATACTTTCAAGAGgggaatatgttaaaaaaaaaaaaacaactgtctgCTTTAAATAAGTGCAGTTTTTGTACATCAAGTTTACAGCTTTACCTAAATAAAGCTACTTTATAAATGGGGGCGGAGGGGAAGAGTACATACTGTGTAATTCCATTAACGTAAACGCAAGCTGCACTGATCTATGGTAGCAGAAATCATATCAGTGGTCATCTTTGGGTGGGAACTGACTGCTTAGGGGCACAAGGGAATTTTCTGGGTGATGAAGTTTTACTGTTTATAAATTATCTTGCAGtaaatttgatttaaaagatgagaaaacaaaccATACTGTGCCACCATGAACACCCATCTTTACTTAGAGcttcttatttattaaataatttatttttatttttaagattattttattttcggCTGCACTGGTTCCTTGTTGCTAccagcgggctttctctagctgcggcacaCAGGTGtctcgctgcagtggcttctcttgttgcagagcgtgggctctagggcgcgctggcttcagcagttgcagcatgtgggcttagtaCTTGCGTTGCCCAGGCTAGGTTGCctcgcagcatgtggaatcttcctggaccagggaccgaacctgagtcccctgccttggctggcaaattcttaaccactggaccaccaggaaagtcctactTAGAGTTTCTAAGGGCAGACGGCTGCATCGCGCTCAGGCACAGCTCTGGCTCCACTCCTGTCCTCACTGGCCTCATGTGTTGAACAAGCCCAGTGGAGTCTCCCTTCCTGTAGTTTTCCTAcctgaactttcagttcag belongs to Bos indicus isolate NIAB-ARS_2022 breed Sahiwal x Tharparkar chromosome 13, NIAB-ARS_B.indTharparkar_mat_pri_1.0, whole genome shotgun sequence and includes:
- the STK35 gene encoding serine/threonine-protein kinase 35: MGHQEPPLARLRAGRAAYIKRLRKGLSWREHVESRGSPDAQLSPESTAAVTRAVAGAVARPTRAAASRAAPYPRQPCPGADHPQPGALGGKRAARKWKGAGQVTIQGPALPRPGAGRRDEAGGSRAAPLLLPPPPAAMETGEEDGARRGTQSPERKRRSPVPRALSAKLRPAAAAQTMDPVAAEAPGEAYLARRRPEGGGGSARPRYSLLAEIGRGSYGVVYEAVAGRSGARVAVKKIRCDAPENVELALAEFWALTSLKRRHQNVVQFEECVLQRNGLAQRMSHGNKSSQLYLRLVETSLKGERILGYAEEPCYLWFVMEFCEGGDLNQYVLSRRPDPATNKSFMLQLTSAIAFLHKNHIVHRDLKPDNILITERSGTPILKVADFGLSKVCAGLAPRGKEGNPDNKNVNVNKYWLSSACGSDFYMAPEVWEGHYTAKADIFALGIIIWAMIERITFIDSETKKELLGTYIKQGTEIVPVGEALLENPKMELHIPQKRRTSMSEGIKQLLKDMLAANPQDRPDAFELETRMDQVTCAA